In the Tepidimicrobium xylanilyticum genome, one interval contains:
- a CDS encoding bifunctional 5,10-methylenetetrahydrofolate dehydrogenase/5,10-methenyltetrahydrofolate cyclohydrolase, with amino-acid sequence MAEILKGNVVAKQIKEKMKRDIEELKKHDRIPTLAIVRLGDNPGDISYEKSIIKNCDDVGIKSVVYERDVNIKTEELIELIEELNKDNNISGILVFRPLPKHIDEEIIRNVISPEKDVDCMHPLNLERIFEGDMDGFAPCTPKAAMEILKYYDIPLEGKNVVVVNRSMVVGKPLAMMLLKENATVTICHSRTQNLEQITNRADVVVVALGKAKFFDEKYFNENSIVIDVGVSLDENGKLSGDADYGIVSPIVSKITPVPGGVGSVTTSILLSQVVLACKNI; translated from the coding sequence ATGGCTGAAATTTTAAAAGGTAATGTGGTGGCTAAGCAAATTAAGGAAAAGATGAAACGGGATATTGAAGAGTTAAAGAAACATGATAGAATACCCACATTGGCAATAGTTAGGTTAGGAGATAATCCCGGGGATATTTCTTATGAAAAGAGTATTATTAAGAACTGTGATGATGTAGGAATCAAATCGGTAGTTTATGAAAGGGACGTAAACATTAAAACTGAAGAGTTAATTGAATTAATTGAAGAATTAAATAAGGATAATAATATATCGGGGATCTTAGTCTTTAGACCATTACCAAAACATATCGACGAAGAGATTATTAGAAATGTTATTAGTCCAGAAAAAGATGTGGACTGTATGCATCCTTTGAATTTAGAGAGGATATTTGAAGGAGATATGGATGGATTTGCACCCTGCACTCCAAAAGCTGCTATGGAGATATTGAAATATTATGATATACCTTTAGAAGGGAAGAATGTGGTAGTTGTTAATAGGAGTATGGTAGTTGGAAAGCCATTGGCCATGATGTTATTAAAGGAAAATGCAACGGTTACAATTTGTCATTCAAGAACTCAAAATTTAGAGCAGATAACCAATAGAGCAGATGTTGTTGTTGTGGCATTAGGAAAGGCAAAGTTCTTTGATGAAAAGTACTTTAACGAAAATTCTATTGTAATAGACGTGGGAGTTAGTCTGGATGAAAATGGTAAATTAAGTGGAGATGCAGATTATGGTATAGTATCTCCAATAGTAAGTAAGATAACTCCTGTTCCCGGTGGAGTAGGGAGTGTTACCACTTCCATTTTGTTAAGTCAAGTTGTTCTAGCATGTAAAAATATATAA
- a CDS encoding Na+/H+ antiporter NhaC family protein has product MSKFKVILTALLLILIFTLPVFAEENSEHFGWISILPPALAIILAFVTKQVLISLFLGTFVGATMLNGWNPFHGFLRTLDNYLVGSLADSWNAAIIIFLLAIGGMIGVINKMGGTRAVAEALGKKINSPKSAQIYTYILGVFVFFDDYANTLIVGPTMRPITDKNRISKEKFSYIIDSAAAPVVGLALISTWVGYMIGVIRNVYQSLGIDANYYGVFIKTIPYSYYCIYALIFLLILILLEKDFGPMYEAEKRARTTGKLIADGAKPMAGDEIARMEVREDIELKPSNAIIPIITLIIISFIGLWYNGYTLLEEKVNPFTIEGIRTCFGEADSSIVLLWASMISGIVAIIMGVSQKIFTVEEAFDAWVDGAKSMVIASMILVLAWSLGSVTGDVGTAEFLVGIIPENFPYAILPLIVFIISGIISFATGTSWGTMAIVIPLAVPMIYAFVERGGDPHLMTVTLGTVLSGAIFGDHCSPISDTTIMSSMASEADHLDHVRTQIPYAITVATVAGISYILAGLLSINPIIILLIGIAILYGIIAILGKSVKEEDLKKGAV; this is encoded by the coding sequence ATGTCTAAGTTTAAAGTCATATTGACAGCATTATTGCTTATTTTAATATTTACCCTGCCAGTCTTTGCAGAAGAAAACTCTGAACATTTCGGTTGGATATCTATTTTACCACCTGCTTTAGCCATTATTCTAGCTTTTGTAACTAAACAGGTATTAATCTCACTATTTTTAGGAACATTTGTAGGAGCTACAATGCTAAATGGATGGAATCCTTTTCATGGCTTTTTAAGGACCCTAGACAATTATTTAGTAGGCTCTTTGGCCGATTCTTGGAATGCTGCTATTATAATATTTTTATTGGCTATTGGTGGTATGATTGGTGTAATCAACAAAATGGGAGGAACCAGAGCAGTAGCAGAAGCCTTGGGTAAGAAGATCAATAGCCCTAAATCTGCACAGATTTATACTTATATATTAGGAGTTTTTGTATTCTTTGATGATTATGCTAACACTTTAATAGTTGGACCTACCATGAGGCCTATTACCGATAAGAATAGGATTTCTAAGGAAAAGTTTTCATATATAATAGATTCAGCAGCTGCACCAGTGGTTGGTCTTGCATTAATTTCAACTTGGGTTGGTTATATGATAGGAGTTATTAGGAATGTATACCAAAGTTTAGGTATTGATGCCAATTATTATGGGGTTTTTATAAAGACTATACCTTATAGCTATTATTGTATATATGCCTTAATATTTCTTCTAATTCTAATCCTTTTGGAAAAAGATTTTGGTCCTATGTATGAAGCAGAAAAACGAGCAAGGACTACAGGAAAGTTAATAGCCGATGGAGCCAAACCTATGGCTGGTGACGAGATTGCCAGGATGGAAGTAAGAGAGGATATTGAGCTGAAACCATCAAATGCTATAATCCCCATAATCACATTAATTATAATTTCCTTTATTGGATTATGGTATAATGGTTATACTCTATTGGAAGAGAAAGTTAATCCCTTTACCATAGAGGGGATAAGGACTTGTTTTGGAGAAGCCGATTCCAGTATAGTTCTTCTTTGGGCTTCAATGATATCAGGCATTGTAGCTATAATAATGGGAGTATCCCAAAAAATATTTACAGTTGAAGAAGCTTTTGACGCTTGGGTGGATGGGGCTAAATCCATGGTAATTGCTTCTATGATTTTGGTACTAGCTTGGTCTTTAGGAAGTGTAACAGGAGATGTGGGAACTGCTGAATTCTTGGTAGGGATAATACCTGAAAATTTCCCATATGCTATATTGCCTTTAATAGTATTCATAATTTCAGGTATAATTTCTTTTGCGACAGGAACCTCTTGGGGGACCATGGCAATTGTTATACCTTTGGCTGTTCCTATGATATATGCTTTTGTAGAAAGGGGAGGAGACCCACATCTTATGACTGTAACATTAGGTACAGTACTTTCTGGAGCCATATTTGGAGACCACTGTTCACCAATTTCAGATACCACAATTATGTCATCTATGGCATCTGAAGCTGACCACTTAGACCATGTAAGGACTCAAATACCTTATGCCATAACTGTAGCAACTGTAGCTGGAATTTCTTATATATTAGCCGGGCTTCTTTCCATTAATCCAATTATCATTCTTTTAATTGGCATTGCAATTCTATATGGAATCATTGCCATATTAGGAAAATCGGTCAAAGAAGAGGATTTGAAAAAAGGTGCTGTTTAA
- a CDS encoding DsbA family oxidoreductase — MKIKVFSDYSCPFCYIAMCFFENLRKDGIKFDIEWIPYEIHPDIPEEGKTIESKYPKGYAEKMHEVLTKFGKEYGIEYKDYNTHKALLAGEFAKTVGIYDEFSKKIFKAYFTEQLNIGDEKILNTIAKEIGLDVKEMNKLIDSGVFDEKIEKAKKLIDQFKIEGTPTFIINDKHKIVGIRHYEQMKRAILAYSESKLM; from the coding sequence ATGAAAATAAAAGTATTTTCAGATTATTCCTGTCCCTTCTGTTATATTGCCATGTGCTTCTTTGAAAATCTAAGAAAAGATGGGATAAAATTTGATATTGAATGGATCCCCTATGAAATACATCCAGATATACCTGAAGAAGGTAAAACGATTGAAAGTAAATATCCAAAAGGCTATGCTGAAAAGATGCATGAAGTGTTGACTAAATTTGGTAAAGAATATGGGATTGAATATAAAGACTATAATACCCATAAAGCCCTCTTGGCTGGAGAATTTGCTAAAACCGTTGGAATATATGATGAATTTTCCAAAAAGATATTTAAAGCCTATTTTACAGAACAATTGAATATAGGAGATGAAAAAATATTAAATACTATTGCAAAAGAAATTGGATTGGACGTGAAAGAGATGAATAAACTAATCGATAGTGGTGTATTTGATGAAAAAATAGAAAAGGCAAAGAAATTAATAGATCAATTCAAAATAGAGGGTACCCCTACTTTCATTATCAATGATAAACATAAGATTGTAGGTATCAGGCATTACGAGCAAATGAAAAGGGCCATCTTAGCTTATTCTGAATCAAAATTAATGTAA
- a CDS encoding folate family ECF transporter S component: MRRLNTRNIAYYALLIGLNVVLTRVGSIRIGGGGLEIIRIGFGGFPIIFAGIVFGPVAGAIVGAIGDIIGMIISPIGPYMPHFTLNAALTGVIPGLIMMRCKDKDCKTSFINLFVAIAVGQVITSIVLWAYFMRTLFSIPLATILPGRIISQLVNIPIYSYMMKVILSRLPLALDTK, translated from the coding sequence ATGAGGAGATTAAACACTAGAAATATTGCTTATTACGCACTTTTAATTGGCTTAAATGTTGTATTAACTAGAGTTGGCAGTATTAGAATAGGTGGTGGAGGGCTTGAAATCATTAGAATCGGCTTTGGGGGTTTTCCGATTATATTTGCAGGAATAGTTTTTGGCCCTGTAGCCGGAGCAATTGTTGGAGCAATTGGGGATATAATAGGTATGATAATCAGTCCAATAGGTCCATATATGCCACATTTTACTTTAAATGCTGCTTTAACAGGAGTAATACCTGGTCTTATCATGATGCGGTGTAAGGATAAAGATTGCAAAACCTCTTTTATCAATCTTTTCGTAGCAATTGCAGTGGGACAAGTTATTACTTCCATAGTATTGTGGGCATATTTCATGAGAACTTTATTTAGTATACCCTTGGCAACTATTCTGCCTGGAAGAATAATAAGCCAATTGGTGAATATACCTATATACTCTTATATGATGAAAGTGATATTGAGTAGACTTCCTTTAGCATTAGATACTAAGTAA
- a CDS encoding phage holin, LLH family codes for MIPILGAIVTYLIVPFIRQKTTKEQRENIYFWAKVAVVVAEQIYKEKGQGKLKKEYVVDFLVNKGINITIRELDILIESAVKGLNIIQYEVDHN; via the coding sequence ATCATACCAATTCTAGGGGCTATTGTAACATATTTGATAGTTCCTTTTATTAGGCAGAAAACCACTAAGGAGCAGAGAGAAAATATTTATTTCTGGGCAAAAGTAGCAGTAGTAGTAGCTGAACAGATTTATAAAGAAAAAGGACAAGGTAAGTTGAAAAAGGAATATGTTGTAGATTTTCTAGTTAATAAAGGAATTAATATAACTATTCGAGAATTGGATATACTCATAGAGTCAGCAGTAAAAGGATTGAATATTATACAATATGAAGTAGACCATAATTAA
- a CDS encoding fibronectin type III domain-containing protein: MAKTSIVASDTYKVYTRRELADSPKVGYSGNYVYAYVYIFDKDEGYTWSWQTDWVTQKANATYRAELVLESESGSYITYKLILYETVLEPPSTPSSITIPTEIRVRDAITISWSSSYGATRYYLERQVNGESWIQIYSGTARSYTDTVLEGWNTVAYRVRAYNSDGYSSYRTFSTITIIHFP; encoded by the coding sequence ATGGCTAAAACAAGTATAGTAGCTAGTGACACATATAAAGTGTATACAAGACGTGAACTAGCTGACAGTCCAAAAGTTGGATATAGTGGAAACTATGTTTATGCTTATGTATATATTTTCGATAAAGATGAAGGATATACATGGAGTTGGCAAACAGATTGGGTAACGCAGAAAGCTAATGCGACTTATAGGGCAGAACTTGTATTGGAAAGTGAATCTGGTTCATATATAACGTATAAATTAATTTTGTATGAAACTGTTCTTGAACCACCTTCAACGCCTTCAAGTATTACAATACCAACAGAAATAAGAGTTAGAGATGCAATAACAATTTCGTGGAGTAGCAGTTATGGTGCCACAAGGTATTATTTAGAAAGACAAGTTAATGGAGAAAGTTGGATACAAATATATAGTGGAACTGCTAGAAGCTATACTGATACAGTTTTGGAAGGCTGGAATACTGTAGCATATAGAGTTAGAGCATACAATTCAGATGGATATAGCAGCTATAGAACTTTTTCTACTATTACTATAATACATTTTCCATAA